From the Streptomyces sp. KMM 9044 genome, one window contains:
- the nuoN gene encoding NADH-quinone oxidoreductase subunit NuoN has translation MSMPVVHSLWTTAADPIAKIDAPKIEYAQLAPTLIVVGAAVLGILIEGFVPRRSRYYAQMFVASAALVSAFAAVVALAADGYGTTKAGIVAMGAIAVDGPALFLQGTILLTALVGLFTFAERRLDPKTHGNRVDSFAAQAASVPGSDGEKKAVKAGFATTEVFPLLLFAVAGMLVFPAANDLLTLFVALEVLSLPLYLLCALARRKRLISQEAAVKYFLLGSFASAFLLFGIALLYGYAGSMSYATIAQVVDGTIAEVDPALVNTMGNDVLLLVGAGLLIMGLLFKVGAVPFHMWTPDVYQGAPTPVTGLMAAATKVAAFGALLRVLYVLLPGLRWDWRPVMWAVAIVTMLGGAIIAITQTDIKRLLAYSAISHAGFILAGVIATTPEGISSVLFYLAAYSFVTIGAFAVVTLVRDAGGEATHLSKWAGLGRRSPLVAAVFAVFLLAFAGIPLTSGFAGKFAVFKAAAEGGAVPLVVVGVIASAIAAFFYIRVIVLMFFSEPRPEGPTVAVPSPLTMTAIGLGVAVTVVLGVAPQYFLELAGDAGVFVR, from the coding sequence GTGAGCATGCCAGTCGTCCACAGCCTGTGGACAACCGCGGCCGACCCGATCGCGAAGATCGACGCGCCGAAGATCGAGTACGCGCAGCTCGCGCCCACCCTGATCGTCGTCGGTGCGGCGGTCCTGGGAATCCTGATCGAGGGCTTCGTACCGCGCAGATCCCGTTACTACGCACAGATGTTCGTCGCGTCGGCCGCACTCGTCTCCGCGTTCGCCGCGGTCGTGGCGCTCGCCGCCGACGGGTACGGCACGACCAAGGCGGGCATCGTGGCCATGGGCGCGATCGCCGTCGACGGCCCCGCCCTCTTCCTGCAGGGCACGATCCTGCTGACCGCCCTGGTCGGCCTGTTCACCTTCGCCGAGCGCAGACTCGACCCGAAGACGCACGGCAACCGGGTCGACTCCTTCGCCGCCCAGGCCGCGTCGGTGCCGGGCAGCGACGGTGAGAAGAAGGCCGTCAAGGCCGGGTTCGCCACCACCGAGGTGTTCCCGCTGCTGCTCTTCGCGGTCGCCGGCATGCTGGTCTTCCCCGCGGCCAACGACCTGCTGACCCTGTTCGTGGCCCTGGAGGTCCTCTCCCTGCCGCTGTACCTGCTCTGCGCGCTGGCCCGACGCAAGCGGCTCATCTCGCAGGAGGCCGCGGTCAAGTACTTCCTGCTCGGCTCGTTCGCCTCCGCGTTCCTCCTCTTCGGCATCGCGCTGCTGTACGGCTACGCGGGCTCGATGTCGTACGCGACGATCGCGCAGGTCGTCGACGGCACGATCGCGGAGGTCGACCCGGCGCTCGTCAACACCATGGGCAACGACGTGCTGCTCCTGGTGGGCGCGGGCCTGCTGATCATGGGCCTGCTGTTCAAGGTCGGTGCCGTCCCCTTCCACATGTGGACGCCGGACGTGTACCAGGGCGCGCCGACGCCGGTGACGGGCCTGATGGCGGCGGCGACCAAGGTGGCCGCGTTCGGTGCCCTGCTGCGGGTGCTGTACGTCCTGCTCCCCGGCCTGCGCTGGGACTGGCGGCCGGTCATGTGGGCCGTCGCGATCGTCACGATGCTGGGCGGCGCGATCATCGCGATCACCCAGACCGACATCAAGCGGCTGCTGGCGTACTCGGCGATCTCGCACGCGGGCTTCATCCTCGCGGGTGTCATCGCGACCACGCCGGAGGGCATCTCGTCCGTCCTCTTCTACCTGGCGGCGTACTCGTTCGTGACGATCGGCGCGTTCGCGGTGGTGACGCTGGTGCGGGATGCGGGCGGCGAGGCGACGCACCTGTCCAAGTGGGCCGGACTCGGACGCCGTTCACCCCTGGTGGCGGCCGTGTTCGCGGTGTTTCTGCTCGCCTTCGCGGGCATTCCGCTGACGTCGGGCTTCGCCGGGAAGTTCGCCGTGTTCAAGGCGGCGGCGGAGGGCGGCGCGGTCCCGTTGGTCGTGGTCGGTGTGATTGCGTCGGCGATCGCGGCGTTCTTCTACATCCGGGTGATCGTCCTGATGTTCTTCAGCGAGCCGCGGCCCGAGGGCCCGACCGTCGCGGTGCCGTCACCGCTGACGATGACGGCGATCGGGCTGGGCGTGGCGGTCACGGTGGTGCTGGGCGTCGCGCCGCAGTACTTCCTGGAGTTGGCGGGGGACGCGGGGGTGTTCGTGC